A window of Desulforegulaceae bacterium contains these coding sequences:
- a CDS encoding MaoC family dehydratase — protein sequence METGKTVSQMKIGDSAEFTKTVTEFDIYQFAGITGDFNPAHVNEEYAKNTMFKTRIAHGMLSAGFISTVLGTKLPGPGVIYLKQDIVFLAPVKIGDTVTARVEVKELIPEKNRVVLRTQCINQDGKELIDGEAVMMPPKK from the coding sequence ATGGAAACTGGCAAAACTGTATCACAAATGAAAATAGGCGATTCTGCTGAATTTACAAAAACGGTGACAGAATTTGATATATATCAGTTTGCGGGTATAACAGGGGATTTTAACCCAGCCCATGTAAACGAAGAATATGCAAAAAATACAATGTTTAAAACAAGAATTGCCCATGGAATGCTCAGTGCTGGATTTATATCTACAGTGCTTGGAACAAAGCTTCCCGGACCCGGTGTAATTTATCTCAAACAAGATATTGTTTTTCTTGCACCTGTAAAAATAGGCGATACTGTTACAGCAAGGGTTGAAGTTAAAGAGTTAATTCCTGAGAAAAACAGGGTTGTCTTAAGAACTCAGTGTATAAATCAGGATGGAAAAGAATTGATTGATGGTGAGGCTGTAATGATGCCTCCTAAAAAATAG
- the ppdK gene encoding pyruvate, phosphate dikinase has product MTKFVYTFGNGIAEGNAAQANLLGGKGANLAEMATLGLPVPPGFTITTDFCNEYFKNGGKYPDSLVQEVETALKEVESIMEMKYGDPDSPLLVSCRSGARQSMPGMMETVLNVGLCPATIPGLIKKTGNEWFVYDAYRRLIMMYSDVVMEKAEEIVPVDGQEIRVQLENMMDDLKFEKEYENDTDLKVEDLKFLCEEFKKKILDTFGTPFPDDPKKQLWGSIGAVFKSWFGKKANSYRRIEGIPDEWGTACTVMSMVYGNMGETSATGVAFTRNPATGENKFYGEWLVNAQGEDVVAGYRTPNPLNDDTKNDQNKHLVSLQQQMPKVYEELYEIRNTLEKHYKDMLDIEFTIQENKLFMLQCRIGKRTGAAALNMAMEMLAEGIINEETCVTRLKPAQLDELLHPIVDPSAEAKTNPVAKGLPAGPGGAIGQIVFTAEDAVKWYKEGKEVILLREETNPEDVEGMRAANAILTGKGGMTSHAALVARGWGKCCIVGASMLQINSAKKELKIGSKIYKEGDTFTLNGTRGLVYEGTLPMLDATENPNFQKFMSIVDKFRTMGVRSNAETTKDAKASLELGAEGIGLFRTEHMFYGENSEEPLFLLRKMILSSNEDERRLALDELAPFVKSNLKETMEVMNGLPVTIRLLDPPLHEFVPHSKEQQEEVAKALNIDVSEVVKRGEGLKESNPMMGHRGFRLGITFPEITEMQVRGILEAAAEMIKEGKDPKPEIMVPVTCDAKELIIAKEITDRVYAQVKEAFKLEKINYSFGTMIEIPRAALLAHEMAEIAEFFSFGTNDLTQMTYGFSRDDSDVFMGQYLDYEIIEDDPFQTIDKKGVGQLITYAVERGRQARPGLKIGICGEHGGDPDSVEYCFEKGLDYVSCSPFRLPIARLSAAQAEIKAKKKNK; this is encoded by the coding sequence CCTGTTCCTCCAGGTTTCACAATTACAACAGATTTTTGCAATGAATACTTTAAAAACGGCGGCAAATACCCTGATTCTCTTGTCCAGGAAGTTGAAACTGCTTTGAAAGAAGTAGAATCAATAATGGAGATGAAATATGGAGATCCAGACTCTCCTTTACTTGTTTCATGCAGATCTGGAGCAAGGCAGTCCATGCCGGGAATGATGGAAACCGTTTTAAATGTTGGTCTTTGTCCTGCAACTATCCCGGGCCTTATTAAAAAAACAGGCAATGAGTGGTTTGTATATGATGCTTATAGACGTCTTATCATGATGTATTCCGATGTTGTGATGGAAAAAGCTGAAGAAATAGTTCCTGTTGATGGACAGGAAATAAGAGTTCAGCTTGAAAATATGATGGACGACCTAAAATTTGAAAAAGAATATGAAAATGACACAGATCTGAAAGTAGAAGATCTGAAGTTTCTTTGCGAGGAATTCAAGAAAAAAATCCTTGACACCTTTGGCACTCCATTTCCTGATGATCCCAAAAAACAGCTTTGGGGTTCAATTGGAGCAGTATTTAAAAGCTGGTTTGGAAAAAAAGCCAATTCATACAGAAGAATTGAAGGTATCCCAGATGAATGGGGAACAGCCTGTACAGTAATGAGTATGGTTTATGGAAATATGGGCGAAACATCTGCAACAGGGGTTGCCTTCACAAGAAACCCAGCAACAGGTGAAAACAAATTTTATGGTGAGTGGCTTGTAAATGCACAAGGCGAAGATGTTGTTGCCGGATACAGAACTCCCAACCCATTAAATGATGACACCAAAAATGATCAAAACAAGCACCTTGTTTCTCTTCAGCAGCAGATGCCAAAAGTTTATGAAGAGCTTTACGAGATAAGAAATACCCTTGAAAAGCATTATAAGGACATGCTGGACATAGAATTTACTATCCAGGAAAATAAACTTTTCATGCTTCAGTGCAGAATCGGCAAAAGAACCGGAGCTGCAGCACTTAATATGGCAATGGAAATGCTTGCCGAAGGCATAATTAATGAAGAAACCTGTGTTACAAGATTAAAACCTGCCCAGCTTGACGAACTCCTTCATCCCATAGTGGATCCTTCAGCTGAAGCTAAAACAAATCCAGTTGCAAAAGGGCTTCCTGCAGGCCCCGGCGGTGCAATAGGGCAAATTGTTTTTACTGCTGAAGACGCAGTCAAATGGTACAAAGAAGGAAAAGAAGTCATTCTTTTAAGGGAGGAAACAAACCCCGAAGATGTTGAGGGAATGAGAGCTGCCAATGCAATTCTTACAGGAAAAGGCGGAATGACAAGTCATGCGGCTCTTGTTGCAAGGGGCTGGGGCAAATGCTGTATAGTAGGTGCTTCAATGCTTCAAATAAACTCTGCAAAAAAAGAACTTAAAATCGGCTCAAAAATATATAAAGAAGGAGATACCTTTACATTAAACGGTACCAGAGGTCTTGTTTATGAAGGAACTCTCCCCATGCTCGATGCTACAGAGAACCCCAATTTTCAAAAATTTATGTCAATAGTAGATAAATTCAGAACAATGGGTGTAAGATCTAATGCTGAAACTACAAAAGATGCAAAAGCTTCCCTTGAACTTGGTGCAGAAGGCATAGGTCTTTTTAGAACAGAACATATGTTCTACGGAGAAAACTCGGAAGAACCTCTTTTCCTTTTAAGAAAAATGATTCTAAGCTCCAATGAAGATGAAAGACGACTGGCTCTTGATGAGCTTGCTCCTTTTGTCAAATCAAACCTTAAGGAAACCATGGAAGTAATGAACGGACTTCCAGTAACAATTAGGCTTCTTGATCCTCCCTTGCATGAATTTGTTCCCCATTCAAAAGAACAGCAGGAAGAAGTTGCTAAAGCTTTGAATATAGATGTATCAGAAGTTGTAAAAAGGGGTGAAGGACTCAAGGAAAGCAATCCCATGATGGGACATAGAGGCTTTAGACTCGGAATTACTTTTCCTGAAATTACAGAAATGCAGGTAAGAGGAATACTTGAAGCTGCAGCAGAAATGATTAAAGAAGGAAAAGATCCAAAGCCTGAAATTATGGTGCCCGTAACTTGCGACGCCAAAGAACTTATAATTGCAAAAGAAATTACTGATAGAGTTTATGCCCAGGTTAAGGAAGCGTTCAAGCTGGAGAAAATCAACTACTCCTTTGGAACAATGATAGAAATTCCAAGAGCGGCTCTGCTTGCCCATGAAATGGCTGAAATTGCAGAATTCTTTTCTTTTGGAACCAATGACCTTACCCAGATGACCTATGGATTCAGCAGAGATGATTCAGATGTTTTCATGGGTCAATATCTTGATTATGAAATAATTGAAGACGACCCTTTTCAGACCATTGATAAAAAAGGGGTTGGACAACTGATAACCTATGCTGTTGAAAGAGGAAGACAGGCAAGACCCGGTCTTAAAATAGGAATATGCGGAGAACATGGAGGTGATCCTGATTCAGTTGAGTATTGTTTTGAAAAAGGACTCGACTATGTAAGCTGCTCACCATTCAGACTGCCCATAGCAAGACTTTCAGCAGCTCAGGCTGAAATTAAGGCAAAAAAAAAGAATAAGTAA